A DNA window from Labrys wisconsinensis contains the following coding sequences:
- a CDS encoding NAD(P)-dependent methylenetetrahydromethanopterin dehydrogenase, with amino-acid sequence MSRSILHMLSPLKHMSPFDVNMAVDAGFDVVVPYTGVTLEEVRSLVQDAIFSRSPGDGTRTTVFIAGKRAELALDMLDVARAAFVPPFRLNLFADPAGSFTTGAALVAVVGKVLRQAGHGALKDKAVTIFGGTGVVAFCAAVLCATEGARVTLAGHDGTARVGAIAAQMKQRFGVEVGAADGSSAEARAQAARAAAVVLSAGPAGVTILDAAQLAAASGLLVAADVNAVPPAGLEGVDVMADGKPFGAGKALAVGALAVGNVKYRTESGLFRRLLTADTPQVFDFRDAYKLALEIAG; translated from the coding sequence ATGAGCCGATCCATCCTGCACATGCTGTCGCCGCTCAAGCACATGAGCCCGTTCGACGTGAACATGGCGGTGGACGCCGGCTTCGACGTGGTCGTGCCCTATACCGGCGTCACGCTCGAGGAGGTGCGCAGCCTGGTGCAGGACGCCATCTTCTCGCGCTCGCCCGGCGACGGCACGCGCACCACGGTGTTCATCGCCGGCAAGCGGGCGGAGCTGGCGCTCGACATGCTCGACGTCGCCCGCGCCGCCTTCGTGCCGCCGTTCCGCCTGAACCTCTTCGCCGACCCGGCCGGCTCCTTCACGACGGGCGCGGCGCTGGTCGCGGTGGTCGGCAAGGTGCTGCGCCAGGCCGGCCACGGCGCCCTGAAGGACAAGGCGGTGACGATCTTCGGCGGCACCGGCGTCGTCGCCTTCTGCGCCGCCGTCCTGTGCGCGACCGAGGGAGCCCGGGTCACCCTGGCCGGCCATGACGGCACGGCGCGGGTCGGGGCGATCGCGGCGCAGATGAAGCAGCGCTTCGGCGTCGAGGTCGGCGCCGCCGACGGCTCCAGCGCCGAGGCGCGCGCGCAGGCGGCGCGGGCCGCCGCCGTCGTCCTCTCGGCCGGGCCGGCGGGCGTCACCATCCTCGACGCGGCCCAGCTCGCCGCCGCGAGCGGCCTGCTGGTCGCCGCCGACGTCAATGCCGTGCCGCCGGCCGGGCTGGAGGGCGTTGACGTCATGGCCGACGGCAAGCCCTTCGGCGCCGGCAAGGCGCTGGCGGTCGGCGCGCTGGCCGTCGGCAATGTCAAGTACCGGACCGAATCCGGACTGTTCCGGCGGTTGCTGACGGCAGATACGCCGCAGGTGTTCGATTTTCGCGATGCTTACAAGCTTGCCCTCGAGATCGCCGGCTGA